A stretch of Lactuca sativa cultivar Salinas chromosome 6, Lsat_Salinas_v11, whole genome shotgun sequence DNA encodes these proteins:
- the LOC111918764 gene encoding UDP-glucuronate 4-epimerase 5 — translation MTQLKPILSHVDNIPSAGKFKPDKSSLYYIHHRLRYQTSLPKLTIWSTIFLSLIVFFFFLSPPATPAPRRGLRTTTSYGGSEWESRIKLSAKPRSGTGHTVLVTGVAGFIGAHASVALKRRGDGVIGLDNFNHYYDITLKKSRKSKLLDRAGVFVVEGDINDGVLLRKLFDLVHFTHVLHLAAQAGVRYAMVNPNSYIRSNIDGFVNLLEVVKSSIAQPAIVWASSSSVYGLNSKVPFSEKDRTDQPASLYAATKKAGEEIAHAYNHIYGLSITGLRFFTVYGPWGRPDMSYFFFTKDILNRKQISIFEGPNHGTIARDFTYIDDIVKGCLSAIDTAKKSTGNGGKKKGEAQFRIINLGNTSPVSVHKLVSILEKLLKVKAKKKVVLMPRNGDVPITHANISLARMELGYKRTMDLEMGLKKFVKWYLDYYDAKKKSSW, via the coding sequence ATGACCCAACTGAAGCCCATTCTCTCTCACGTCGATAACATCCCGTCGGCCGGAAAATTCAAACCGGACAAATCATCTCTTTACTACATCCACCATCGTCTCCGTTACCAAACTTCTCTCCCCAAACTTACAATTTGGTCGACCATTTTTCTCTCATTAAtcgtttttttcttcttcttatcCCCTCCTGCTACCCCCGCCCCTCGCCGTGGCCTCCGTACAACCACATCCTACGGAGGATCAGAATGGGAGAGCCGAATCAAGCTATCTGCTAAACCCCGTTCCGGCACTGGTCATACAGTCCTTGTTACAGGCGTCGCCGGTTTCATCGGCGCTCATGCTTCGGTGGCTCTTAAACGGCGTGGAGACGGTGTGATTGGACTCGATAACTTCAATCATTACTACGACATCACACTAAAAAAATCACGGAAATCGAAACTCCTGGACCGCGCCGGTGTGTTCGTCGTTGAAGGTGACATCAACGACGGAGTTTTGCTCCGGAAACTCTTCGATTTAGTGCACTTCACTCACGTCCTCCACCTCGCTGCACAGGCCGGCGTCAGGTACGCAATGGTAAATCCCAATTCATACATCAGATCCAACATAGATGGCTTCGTTAACCTCCTAGAAGTTGTGAAATCGTCGATCGCGCAACCGGCAATTGTCTGGGCATCTTCTAGTTCGGTTTACGGCCTCAATTCAAAAGTACCCTTCTCGGAAAAAGACCGAACCGATCAACCGGCGAGCCTTTACGCCGCCACAAAGAAAGCCGGTGAGGAAATCGCTCATGCTTACAATCATATCTACGGTCTATCAATTACTGGTTTGCGATTTTTCACTGTTTATGGACCTTGGGGCAGACCTGACATGTCATATTTTTTTTTCACCAAAGATATCTTGAATCGAAAGCAGATTTCTATCTTTGAAGGGCCTAATCATGGAACTATCGCTAGGGATTTCACCTACATTGATGACATTGTAAAGGGTTGTTTATCAGCAATAGATACAGCAAAAAAGAGCACCGGAAATGGAGGGAAGAAGAAGGGTGAAGCTCAATTTAGGATCATTAATTTGGGGAATACTTCCCCTGTTTCAGTTCATAAGTTAGTAAGCATTTTGGAGAAGTTGTTGAAGGTGAAAGCTAAGAAGAAGGTGGTGTTGATGCCTAGAAATGGGGATGTGCCAATAACGCATGCCAATATAAGTTTGGCACGTATGGAGCTTGGGTATAAACGCACCATGGATTTGGAGATGGGATTGAAGAAATTTGTTAAATGGTATCTTGATTATTATGATGCTAAGAAGAAGAGTTCTTGGTGA
- the LOC111918762 gene encoding uncharacterized protein LOC111918762, giving the protein MKGGFSAPGDYIYFKSQVPLHKIPIGTKQWRYYDFGPKVVPPLICLPGTAGTADVYYKQIMALSMKGYRVISVDIPRVWNNQEWVQAFEKFLDVIDVHHIHLYGTSLGGFLALLFAQHRPRRVKSLVLSNAFLDTKYFSAAMPWSPVVSWTPSFLLKRYVLTGIPNGPHEPFIADSVDFVVAQVETLTREDLASRLTLTSDAASVGPLLLSNSLITIMDTNDKGATPRELKDEVSERFPEARRALIKSGGDFPFLSRPDEVNLHLNLHLRRVGVEAREDLVPGVPKGGGNGGGDGGGGSGGPKDDGEEEGPSPDGPSGDVAQPVIGPESSDSGDVDIQVVGGTTAAMSGGSLPPVILEAYLKQLMVGCLVVYCRIPVSLLTLYMSDQDYSKIHLFV; this is encoded by the exons ATGAAAGGTGGGTTTTCAGCGCCCGGTGATTACATCTACTTCAAGTCCCAAGTTCCTCTCCACAAGATCCCT ATTGGTACAAAGCAATGGAGATATTATGACTTTGGCCCTAAAGTAGTGCCTCCATTGATATGTCTTCCTGGAACTGCTGGAACAGCAGATGTTTACTACAAACAAATCATGGCACTCTCCATGAAG GGTTATCGAGTGATTTCTGTTGATATTCCTCGTGTATGGAACAATCAAGAATGGGTTCAAGCATTTGAGAAGTTTTTGGATGTTATTGATGTCCACCAT aTACATCTTTATGGAACATCACTTGGTGGATTTTTAGCACTACTTTTTGCTCAACATAGGCCAAGAAGAGTAAAGTCTTTGGTCCTTTCAAATGCATTTTTGGATACAAAATATTTCTCAGCTGCAATGCCTTGGTCTCCTGT TGTAAGTTGGACCCCATCTTTCCTGTTGAAACGGTATGTCCTAACAGGAATCCCGAATGGTCCACATGAACCATTTATTGCTGATTCTGTGGACTTTGTTGTTGCACAG GTTGAGACCTTGACAAGGGAGGATTTAGCTTCCAGATTGACTTTAACAAGTGATGCTGCATCAGTGGGACCTCTTCTGCTTTCCAATTCTTTAATCACTATTATGGAT acaAATGATAAAGGGGCAACTCCTCGGGAACTTAAAGATGAAGTAAGCGAAAGGTTTCCGGAAGCAAGAAGAGCATTGATCAAAAGTGGCGGTGATTTTCCATTTCTTTCACGCCCAGATGAAGTTAATCTCCATCTTAat TTACACCTGAGACGCGTTGGTGTAGAAGCCCGTGAAGACCTGGTTCCCGGAGTCCCAAAGGGCGGCGGCAATGGTggcggtgatggtggtggtggctctGGTGGACCAAAAGACGATGGAGAAGAGGAGGGGCCGAGCCCTGATGGACCTTCTGGTGACGTTGCTCAGCCTGTAATTGGTCCGGAAAGTAGTGATTCCGGTGATGTAGACATTCAGGTGGTTGGCGGCACCACCGCCGCCATGAGTGGCGGCTCTCTACCACCGGTCATACTTGAAGCTTACTTGAAGCAATTGATGGTTGGGTGTTTGGTTGTTTATTGTCGGATTCCTGTTAGTTTGTTAACATTGTACATGAGTGATCAGGATTATTCTAAGATTCATTTGTTTGTGTAA
- the LOC111918815 gene encoding beta-amyrin 6-beta-monooxygenase — translation METLTTYLLPLLILPISIFLFLQIHQKTTKKQETNLPGSSGWPFIGENMDFAMLGAQTYVSQRMKKYSQDVFQTSLLGEKMAVFCGAHGHKFLFTNETKLLTSWWPESMKKALLFPEFVNNPVKEVTSLQRNFIRDILKPEALKRYISEMDCMARSHLENDWAPYREVSIFPLSKKYTFALACKLFMSIEDEKHVEKLADQFTLITNGMFSMPINFPGTAYNGAIKGGKLVRDELMNIIAERKKKIKKNEDINLRGDLLSQMLVMKDENGEFMTDMEISNSIIGLLVASYETTSSMVTFVLKYLAEIPEVYEKVFKEQMSIVKSKAPGELLSWEDIEKMKYSWNMAREALRLIPPAQGSFREVVTDFTYAGYTIPKGWKTFWMVHTTHKNPKYFPDPERFDPSRFEGSGPAPYTFVPFGGGPRMCPGKEYARLEVLVFMHNVVTRFRLEKLMPNEKIIFHSSPTPSNGLPVRLIPHTESVRLSNTLSM, via the exons ATGGAAACCTTGACAACATATCTACTTCCCCTTTTAATTCTTCCAatttccatctttctttttcttcAAATCCATCAAAAAACCACAAAAAAACAAGAAACAAATCTACCCGGGTCAAGTGGATGGCCATTCATCGGTGAAAACATGGATTTTGCAATGTTGGGTGCTCAAACATACGTTTCACAAAGAATGAAAAAGTACTCACAAGACGTCTTTCAAACATCTCTATTAGGAGAAAAAATGGCGGTGTTTTGCGGGGCCCACGGCCATAAATTCCTCTTCACAAACGAGACCAAGCTCCTCACATCATGGTGGCCGGAATCCATGAAAAAGGCATTACTCTTCCCGGAGTTTGTTAATAATCCGGTGAAGGAGGTGACATCACTACAACGTAACTTTATCCGTGATATCTTAAAGCCCGAAGCTTTAAAACGGTACATATCTGAAATGGACTGTATGGCACGCAGTCACCTGGAAAATGACTGGGCGCCATACAGGGAAGTTAGTATCTTCCCTTTGTCTAAAAAGTATACGTTCGCATTAGCGTGTAAGCTTTTCATGAGCATAGAGGATGAAAAGCACGTTGAGAAGTTGGCGGACCAGTTTACCCTTATCACAAATGGGATGTTTTCGATGCCTATAAATTTCCCCGGGACTGCGTATAACGGGGCGATTAAAGGCGGGAAGTTGGTACGCGATGAGCTTATGAATATTATTgcggaaagaaagaagaaaataaagaaaaatgaagATATAAATTTGAGGGGAGATTTGTTATCTCAAATGTTAGTTATGAAGGATGAAAATGGCGAGTTTATGACCGATATGGAGATTTCAAATAGTATTATTGGTTTGTTAGTAGCGAGCTATGAGACCACGAGTAGTATGGTTACTTTCGTCTTGAAGTATCTTGCAGAAATTCCCGAAGTCTATGAGAAAGTTTTCAAAG AACAAATGTCGATTGTGAAATCGAAAGCTCCGGGTGAGTTGTTAAGTTGGGAAGATATAGAAAAGATGAAGTATTCATGGAATATGGCACGAGAAGCACTTAGGCTTATACCACCTGCTCAAGGCTCTTTTAGAGAGGTTGTCACTGATTTTACCTATGCGGGTTACACTATTCCAAAGGGATGGAAG ACATTTTGGATGGTGCATACAACACACAAAAATCCAAAGTATTTCCCTGATCCTGAAAGATTTGACCCGTCAAGATTTGAAGGAAGTGGGCCCGCTCCGTACACGTTTGTGCCTTTTGGAGGGGGCCCACGGATGTGCCCGGGTAAAGAGTATGCTCGATTAGAAGTGCTTGTGTTTATGCATAATGTTGTGACAAGATTTAGGTTAGAAAAACTCATGCCAAATGAAAAGATAATCTTCCATTCATCTCCTACCCCAAGTAATGGTCTACCAGTTCGCCTAATTCCTCACACTGAAAGTGTTCGATTATCAAATACGCTTTCAatgtaa